In a genomic window of Xenopus laevis strain J_2021 chromosome 5S, Xenopus_laevis_v10.1, whole genome shotgun sequence:
- the LOC108717646 gene encoding histone H2B 1.1-like, whose translation MPDPAKSAPAAKKGSKKAVTKTQKKDGKKRRKSRKESYAIYVYKVLKQVHPDTGISSKAMSIMNSFVNDVFERIAGEASRLAHYNKRSTITSREIQTAVRLLLPGELAKHAVSEGTKAVTKYTSAK comes from the coding sequence ATGCCTGATCCAGCAAAGTCTGCGCCAGCCGCGAAGAAAGGCTCTAAGAAAGCGGTGACAAAGACCCAGAAGAAAGATGGAAAGAAGCGTAGGAAGAGCAGGAAGGAGAGTTACGCCATTTACGTGTACAAAGTGCTGAAGCAGGTGCACCCGGATACCGGCATCTCTTCCAAGGCGATGAGTATCATGAACTCCTTTGTCAACGACGTGTTCGAGCGCATCGCAGGGGAAGCCTCCCGCCTGGCTCATTACAACAAACGCTCCACCATCACCTCCCGGGAGATCCAGACCGCGGTCCGCCTGCTGCTGCCTGGGGAGTTGGCTAAACACGCCGTGTCCGAGGGCACCAAGGCTGTGACCAAATACACCAGCGCCAAGTAA
- the LOC108717644 gene encoding histone H2A type 1-like yields MSGRGKQGGKTRAKAKTRSSRAGLQFPVGRVHRLLRKGNYAERVGAGAPVYLAAVLEYLTAEILELAGNAARDNKKTRIIPRHLQLAVRNDEELNKLLGGVTIAQGGVLPNIQSVLLPKKTESSKSAKGK; encoded by the coding sequence ATGTCAGGCAGAGGCAAACAAGGCGGTAAAACTCGCGCTAAGGCCAAGACTCGCTCATCTCGGGCTGGGCTACAGTTCCCTGTCGGCCGTGTTCACCGGCTGTTAAGGAAAGGCAATTATGCAGAGCGGGTGGGAGCTGGAGCTCCAGTCTATCTGGCTGCAGTGTTGGAGTATCTGACCGCTGAGATTTTGGAATTGGCCGGGAATGCGGCCCGTGATAACAAGAAGACTCGCATTATCCCCAGACACCTGCAGCTCGCTGTGCGCAACGATGAGGAACTGAACAAACTGCTCGGAGGAGTCACTATCGCTCAGGGCGGGGTCCTGCCCAACATCCAGTCCGTGCTGCTGCCCAAGAAAACCGAGAGCTCCAAGTCGGCCAAGGGCAAGTGA
- the LOC108717642 gene encoding histone H1C — protein MTETAATETTPAAPPAEPKQKKKQQPKKAAGGAKAKKPSGPSASELIVKSVTASKERGGVSLAALKKALAAGGYDVERNNSRLKLALKALVTKGTLTQVKGSGASGSFKLNKKQLETKVKAVAKKKLAAPKAKKPVTAKKTPKSPKKPKKVSAAAKSPKKAKKPVKAAKSPKKPKAVKPKKVTKSPAKKATKPKAAKAKMAKPKIAKAKAAKGKKAAAKK, from the coding sequence ATGACAGAAACTGCTGCAACTGAGACAACTCCCGCCGCTCCCCCGGCAGAACCCAAAcagaagaagaagcagcagcCTAAGAAGGCAGCGGGAGGCGCTAAGGCCAAGAAACCCTCCGGACCGAGCGCATCTGAGCTGATCGTGAAATCCGTGACCGCCTCTAAGGAGCGAGGTGGGGTGTCCCTGGCCGCTCTCAAGAAGGCCTTGGCTGCCGGAGGTTACGATGTGGAGAGGAACAATAGTCGCCTCAAGTTGGCTCTCAAGGCTTTGGTCACTAAGGGGACTCTCACCCAAGTCAAAGGCAGCGGAGCCTCTGGATCCTTCAAACTGAACAAGAAGCAGCTGGAGACCAAGGTGAAGGCGGTGGCCAAGAAGAAACTCGCGGCGCCCAAAGCCAAGAAACCCGTCACGGCAAAAAAAACGCCCAAGTCCCCTAAAAAGCCCAAGAAGGTCTCGGCAGCAGCAAAGAGCCCCAAGAAGGCGAAGAAACCGGTAAAGGCCGCCAAAAGCCCCAAGAAGCCCAAAGCTGTTAAACCCAAGAAGGTGACCAAGAGTCCAGCTAAAAAGGCCACTAAGCCCAAAGCTGCTAAGGCCAAAATGGCCAAGCCCAAAATAGCCAAAGCCAAGGCGGCTAAGGGGAAGAAGGCTGCGGCTAAAAAGTAA
- the LOC108717648 gene encoding histone H3 — protein MARTKQTARKSTGGKAPRKQLATKAARKSAPATGGVKKPHRYRPGTVALREIRRYQKSTELLIRKLPFQRLVREIAQDFKTDLRFQSSAVMALQEASEAYLVGLFEDTNLEFAAMSGRGKGGKGLGKGGAKRHRKVLRDNIQGITKPAIRRLARRGGVKRISGLIYEETRGVLKVFLENVIRDAVTYTEHAKRKTVTAMDVVYALKRQGRTLYGFGG, from the exons ATGGCTCGTACTAAGCAGACCGCCCGCAAGTCCACCGGAGGGAAAGCTCCCCGCAAGCAGTTGGCCACTAAAGCAGCCAGGAAGAGCGCTCCGGCCACTGGAGGAGTCAAGAAGCCGCATCGTTATCGACCAGGGACAGTCGCTCTCCGAGAAATCCGCCGTTACCAGAAATCCACCGAACTGCTGATCCGCAAGTTGCCTTTCCAGCGCCTGGTCCGTGAGATTGCTCAGGATTTCAAGACCGACCTGCGGTTCCAGAGTTCGGCCGTCATGGCTCTGCAGGAGGCCAGCGAGGCTTATCTGGTCGGTTTGTTTGAGGACACCAACCT AGAATTTGCAGCAATGTCAGGACGCGGCAAAGGAGGAAAAGGTTTGGGCAAAGGCGGCGCCAAGCGGCACAGGAAGGTCCTGCGAGATAATATCCAGGGTATCACTAAACCCGCCATCCGCCGCCTGGCCCGGAGAGGGGGAGTCAAGCGCATCTCAGGCCTCATATACGAGGAGACTCGTGGCGTTCTCAAGGTTTTCCTAGAGAATGTCATCCGGGACGCCGTCACCTACACCGAACACGCCAAGAGGAAGACCGTTACCGCCATGGATGTGGTGTACGCTCTCAAGCGCCAGGGCCGCACTCTCTACGGCTTTGGGGGTTGA
- the LOC121394151 gene encoding histone H3, which produces MARTKQTARKSTGGKAPRKQLATKAARKSAPATGGVKKPHRYRPGTVALREIRRYQKSTELLIRKLPFQRLVREIAQDFKTDLRFQSSAVMALQEASEAYLVGLFEDTNLCAIHAKRVTIMPKDIQLARRIRGERA; this is translated from the coding sequence ATGGCTCGTACTAAGCAGACCGCCCGCAAGTCCACCGGAGGGAAAGCTCCCCGCAAGCAGTTGGCCACTAAAGCAGCCAGGAAGAGCGCTCCGGCCACTGGAGGAGTCAAGAAGCCGCATCGTTATCGACCAGGGACAGTCGCTCTCCGAGAAATCCGCCGTTACCAGAAATCCACCGAACTGCTGATCCGCAAGTTGCCTTTCCAGCGCCTGGTCCGTGAGATCGCTCAGGATTTCAAGACCGACCTGCGGTTCCAGAGTTCGGCCGTCATGGCTCTGCAGGAGGCCAGCGAGGCTTATCTGGTCGGTTTGTTTGAGGACACCAACCTGTGCGCCATCCACGCCAAGAGGGTCACCATCATGCCCAAGGACATCCAGCTGGCCCGCAGGATCCGAGGCGAGAGGGCTTAG
- the LOC108717643 gene encoding histone H2A type 1-like — MSGRGKQGGKTRAKAKTRSSRAGLQFPVGRVHRLLRKGNYAERVGAGAPVYLAAVLEYLTAEILELAGNAARDNKKTRIIPRHLQLAVRNDEELNKLLGGVTIAQGGVLPNIQSVLLPKKTESSKSAKSK, encoded by the coding sequence ATGTCAGGCAGAGGCAAACAAGGCGGTAAAACCCGCGCTAAGGCCAAGACTCGCTCATCTCGGGCTGGGCTACAGTTCCCTGTTGGCCGTGTTCACCGGCTGTTAAGGAAAGGAAATTATGCAGAGCGGGTGGGAGCCGGAGCTCCAGTCTATCTGGCTGCAGTGTTGGAGTATCTGACCGCTGAGATTTTGGAATTAGCCGGGAATGCGGCCCGTGATAACAAGAAGACTCGCATTATCCCCAGACACCTGCAGCTCGCTGTGCGCAACGATGAGGAACTGAACAAACTGCTCGGAGGAGTCACTATCGCTCAGGGCGGGGTCCTGCCCAACATCCAGTCCGTGCTGCTGCCCAAGAAAACCGAGAGCTCCAAGTCGGCCAAGAGCAAGTGA
- the LOC108717647 gene encoding histone H4, whose protein sequence is MSGRGKGGKGLGKGGAKRHRKVLRDNIQGITKPAIRRLARRGGVKRISGLIYEETRGVLKVFLENVIRDAVTYTEHAKRKTVTAMDVVYALKRQGRTLYGFGG, encoded by the coding sequence ATGTCAGGACGCGGCAAAGGAGGAAAAGGTTTGGGCAAAGGCGGCGCCAAGCGGCACAGGAAGGTCCTGCGAGATAATATCCAGGGTATCACTAAACCCGCCATCCGCCGCCTGGCCCGGAGAGGGGGAGTCAAGCGCATCTCAGGCCTCATATACGAGGAGACTCGTGGCGTTCTCAAGGTTTTCCTAGAAAACGTCATCCGGGACGCCGTCACCTACACCGAACACGCCAAGAGGAAGACCGTTACCGCCATGGATGTGGTGTACGCTCTCAAGCGCCAGGGCCGCACTCTCTACGGCTTTGGGGGTTGA
- the LOC121394152 gene encoding histone H2B 1.1-like — protein sequence MPDPAKSAPAAKKGSKKAVTKTQKKDGKKRRKSRKESYAIYVYKVLKQVHPDTGISSKAMSIMNSFVNDVFERIAGEASRLAHYNKRSTITSREIQTAVRLLLPGELAKHAVSEGTKAVTKYTSAK from the coding sequence ATGCCTGATCCAGCAAAGTCAGCGCCAGCCGCGAAGAAAGGCTCTAAGAAAGCGGTGACTAAGACCCAGAAGAAAGATGGAAAGAAGCGTAGGAAGAGCAGGAAGGAGAGTTACGCCATTTACGTGTACAAAGTGCTGAAGCAGGTGCACCCGGATACCGGCATCTCTTCCAAGGCGATGAGTATCATGAACTCCTTTGTCAACGACGTGTTCGAGCGCATCGCAGGGGAAGCCTCCCGCCTGGCTCATTACAACAAACGCTCCACCATCACCTCCCGGGAGATCCAGACCGCGGTCCGCCTGCTGCTGCCTGGGGAGTTGGCTAAACACGCCGTGTCCGAGGGCACCAAGGCTGTGACCAAATACACCAGCGCCAAGTAA